The Prionailurus viverrinus isolate Anna chromosome B2, UM_Priviv_1.0, whole genome shotgun sequence genome contains the following window.
ggaaaaaagagaagactgtAGGTGTACCCTAAATATACACTGTTGTCACAAGGAAACTGTAAGCAAGCTAAGTAGAAGTGGGGCATCCCGTGTCATTGAATAGGGGTGAGTATTGGCTTTCTCTAGTTGGTCCTAAGTTGGAAGTGGGACGAAAATTAGGGAAGCTGTCAATTAATAATCAAGCCCTGGCCATTTGGGGCCAATTGTTTCAGAAATGGTTGTTTAGTTTTCTGGATCTAACGATGCAGATAGTAATCTGGCCCCCTGGGAGGCTGACCTATCGCAGGCAGGCTCCCTGGGCTGCTTATTGTAGATTAAGGGGCTTGGCTTCCTGCACGGGTTGCTGCAGGTTGTAGGTCAGAGCTCTATTTTTATATGTAGTCTGGCCATCATCCGTTTGTATATTCAGTGTCTCATCTTTCAGACAAAGACAGCTGACTCTGGGCAGCTGGCCTACAACCAGCAAGGTAACTCCCAGCGTTTCTAGAGAGCCACTTTGAGAGAGATAGCTAATTCCACAGGCCACCTTGCCCAGAAGTGCTAAGGGCACACCACTTAATATGAACACATCCCTCTGAACTCAGTGCCCCAAGGTgacaaagaaggaagggaagggtagTGGTTATGGTAGCACTGGAGTCctaggaagaaaggagggaacagGGCTCAGTAGCCCTCAGCTGCCGTTGTAGGTTAGAACCCCGTGGGCAGGTATGAGCAAATACTGATGTCGGGGTCCCACACCACCCTCCAAAGATTCTAATTTAATATAGCAGGCcagaaatcagtatttttttcaaagcttcCCCGGTGATTCGAATGTGCAGCCCACGTTGGCAGCTGCTGACCACAATGAATAAACCTTTGAGTGACGCTGGGAGCGCATATTTAGCTATTAGTGACAATGAAATCAGGGCATGGAGCCATGACCACTTTCTCAAGAAGCCTCCAATCTCTCAGTCTTGCAATGTGGGACTAGAAAAATCAAATGTGGACTGAAACAGGGTAGCACATAGCAGCACGGAGCGTGAGCCTGTGTGTGCGAAATGAAAACGCTGCAGGATCTAAACCGAGGGCGTGAGGAGCAAACGTGTGCGCTTAAAACCGCGGCAAACACAGCTGAGCCCTACCTATTTCGAGCAGCagccttccttttcattttaaccattaaGCAGCTTGTTGCGTCTTTTTCAAATGCCATGTTAACGTAACTTACTATTTCTCACAGGCTGTGATGAGCACACACACGGGTGCGTGCTCTTAACTGTGTCTAAGCTTGTACGTCTCTCAAACACTTGAAACAGAAACAGTTACATCTGGGGCATGTAAACTCCAAAACCTTAAAAGAATCACACACTCATTCCACACAGGCTggtctctattttttctttttttttttttaatttctagtcatttttaaattttcaaatttaccaATTTACCTGAATCTGATACAATATCGCCCCCTGGTGGAAATCTATGGGGAAGAAGCACACTGATTGAAAGGAGAATGTTTAATACCGCAAAGGAagttaagatctctctctctttctcatccccttgtctctctctccttgtctctctgtctctccctctttttaccAGCAGAATGTTCTCCTAGAGAAAATCATATGCAAAAGCtcaatgaacaaaataatcaAATGGAGCTCTGCTGAGGActttctcttccccaccttcTCATTGCCAACCCcatatctcccccacccccacccctgggatGTCCCAACGAGAATTATTATCATTAAGCACAAGCCATCTCCtgccaaaattaaaattaaagttccGTACAATTCTCCAAAGCTTCCTTACCTCAGTGAGGAGCTCCTCCTTTACCATTCACTAAAGCCAAAACCCTCCTGACCATCCACAATACACGTGAACAGATTAAAGCCTCTGAGCAGGCCGGGGTCAAGAAATCAGGCTAGATTGTGTATCAGCAATTCCCAAATTCATCTGATCATGACACATGTCCCCTCCTCCccgtagttttttttttttttttttttttttaacaacctgCAGAAAACTCTTTGGATATATTTCATTCAGAACGATTGTTCCATCCTAATCAGCTAATTAGCTCTCTGGCTGCACCTGCTATTCAATCTTCAAAAACGCTTAGGCAAAGTCAACCACACAACAAGCTAGTGCTCCATCATTTGTGGTAATGGAGAGTACGACCCTTAGGTGACTGACCCCAGGCAGCCGTTGGGTTGATGCCATGTCCATAGATAACTTGATCCCTGTCTTCTAAGCATCATGACCAGCTGAGGGGTGGAAGAGGCTGCCTCGGGTACTGGCAGGAATCATGCTTTGTCTGCCATTAAATGGAATAAGCCTGTGCCACACGATCACTATGTGTTTTATTTAGAGGGATTATAATGCTCACTTGAGTGCAACCTACAAACATCATGGGCGGCTTTGCAACAGTGAGTTAGGTGTTTTCCGTACATTGTCTCTTCCTGGGGATTTATTAGCCCCCAAAACTTCAACATCCCTACAGCTTCCAGCATCCATGAAAATTAGCACAGATCTTTGAATGCCAGGTCTGAGAGAAATCTTATTCTGTAACAagtgtttttaacaaaaatagaaCTTTATGCTCTATGTCATTAGCACTAGACTTGAGTCTAGTTCTACAGATGAGTACCAGTCTCAGGCTACTGATTCATATTGcatcatttctaattttgaaaacaaagatagACCTCATTAACTTGTCATGCAGTGGAAAAGTTATTGGAATCCATTCTGGTGCTTAAATTGTGTTTCGATCCATAGTGTCTGGGGCCATTTGCCGTCATGTCATGTCACCTACAGGTTTGACTTGGGAGTGGGGGTCCTGGGGGCTTGGACACACTCACTCACCAGCCTGGCTGCCTCCAGAGCAGTGCCCCAGTGCACGGAGATGCCCCCGCTCCCGTGGCCGTAGTGGTGGACCACGGGCAGCCTCCGGCCGTCCTGGGCGAGGAACTCTATCTGCAGCCGCACACCTGCACGCCTGAAGGGCCTTAAGCCTACCTTCTCCCTTATGTCGCAGGCTCCCTGGAGGGAGGGCTCAAGAGCACAACACCGGGAAAAAATACCTCTGCTAATTTCTGCATCTGGGGACAGATTCCAGTCTCCTTGTTGCCTAGTTCCACCCAGGATTACATTGGATGTGCCGGGATAAATATATGTCAGCCCACTCCCATCTCGGATAAAATGCTTCACCCAGGGAGCCCGAACGTTGAGCACTTGGCCCCGCACGGGGAACATCTCCGAGTCTTGTGCAAGCTGTCTGCTTCCAAGGCCTGAGCAGTTGACCACGACGTCGAAGGATGGATGAAGCTCCCACAGGTCTCCTATTCGTCGGGTGAGTATCAGGACCCCACTGCCTTTTAAccttggaagaaagagagagaccatcaGGGAAGCCTTAGCAGCTTCCTGTGCTGCCCCTCACAGGAAATGATGCACAAGATCATGGGCACATCCAGGGCCCAAACAGGCCAAATTCCAGCCATCAACTACCTCGCATCCCAAACTGGGGATTCCTAAACTCCAACCTAAATAAAAACCTGTttcagaaattcaaaacaaaagaaatgtcttgtcctttttatgttttataaagttcCTATGTCATACtaggtgctaaataaatgctAATTTAATCAGTCGTTTAAATCCCTGATTTTTTGTGTCATATTTAGTGCCTAAATCTGTAGCCTTAGACATTTTGTGTCATATTGTTAACTCTTGCATGTTCCTTTGTAACTCTGGTCTCCCTAACTAGCTGTTTGGGACAGCAGTCGCTTTTTTATGTCTACCACAGGGATGATAGCATGAGAGGAACGCAAAATATTTGCAGCTCACGGATTAACAGTTATGGTTAATAATGTTATTTTGGACCAAGtatattgataataaaaataaatggcttaTCTAGGCcctgtaaatcttttttttttaattgtggtaaaatacacataacgtaAAACTCGCTCCGTTGACCATTTTTAGTTGTATAGTTCAATGGCAttagttttaatatattcacCTATGAATTTTGTGGTGACACTAACATATTGCCGTGTgtttacattctttaaaatagtgaatatgaagaaaagtcttttttttaatgtttatttttgagggagagagagagagagagagagagagagacagggagcacaagcaggggaggggcagagagaaagggagacactcagtctgaagcaggctccagactaagagctgtcagcacagagcccgatgcggggcttgaacccacgaactatgagatcatgacctgagctgaagttggtgttcaagcagctgagccaccccaAGAAAAGTCCCTTAAAAAGAGTTTAGGAGGGTTCTATCCTTTACCAATCATAAGACCTTGGTCAAGTTCTTTAACTTCTGTGGACTTTTAATCTTCCATCCATAATTTAGAGACAACAATACTGACTTCATAGGGTCcttgtgaaaatgaaatgagatagcATTTGGAAAAAGCCTGCTGCAGCCCATAATGCACTGCGGTTCCTCAGTAATCTTTTCTAATGGGAGAGAAGGCTGTAGTTGCTATGCTCCTATAAAATGCAAGAGCCAGTAGCTCACATAGGGGTATGCCTATTTTCCACACCCATCTATCACTGGCATCCAATGGTTTAACAGCTTGTAAGAATGACATTTGGACCTcgaaaaaatgttttacattgGTTATTATTTGAACACTATCTTGGCTTTGCTTTTAACAGATTGGAGATTCCCCGTGTTGAAAGTTGAACATGATGTTCTGTGTTCCAACTCTTCTAGTTAGAACTCAGAATTATTCTCCtaattcacagaaataaaggaattttacCAGCCTTGGGGCATGACTGAACTGAACTTGTTTCTTCAACTATCACCTAGGGATAAGAATGCTGAGACCACAgggtttttataaaaattctgtaAGAATTCAAcacattcaggggtgcctgggtggctcggtcggttgagcatccaactcttgattttggctcagatcatgatctcatgatttgtgaattcaagccctacattgggctccatgctggcagtgtggagcctgcttgggaatctctctctttccctctctctgcccctcccctgctcattctctctctctctctctctctctctctctcaataaataaaacttaaaaaaaaagaattaaacacatgcagatatctttcttttccttttcaagggGCTGGTCGCTACTGATGAAAGTCCACTTTCTACTTCTGAAATGATCATAGCAGCCGGGCTGTGGGAAGGCCCTGGAAGGCTTGCTGTGCTGCGTACCTCACAGGTCTGCATCCCAGGAGGGAACTTATGGAATGTGCCAGAACCTGGCATCCTTGTACTGCTGCAATACAACCATGTGGCAATGCCCAGTCATTATTGTGTACCCCATGGGCAATGTATCAGGGGGCACTGGGGTGTAGGAGGAAACCTTACGTGGAAGCTGGACGTTAAACCAAGCACTTCTACAACCATATGAAGTAGTTATTCTGGAGGTTTTGAATGACGTGGTCGGGGATATCACCTTGATGACGTTCCCCGTAGGGCTTCCTGAAACTGAACAAGACCTCATTCTAGATTGGGAGAATGCCTTGTCCCAACCTCCCATGAGGAAATGGGGGATGGGGAACTCAAGAAGTTGTGCTCACTAAATAGCCCCAGACCAATGTCTTGTCATCACGCTAAAACCCAAGAATGCCCATTTTCACCAAGCCTAAAAGTCAGCTTGTCCAACAAACCTGGGGGATGGTTGTCTTTGGAGCCCTTCCTTAACTCTCTGGGTGTGTCAGCAAGAGGGAATTTGAGTAGGTGTGGCCCTGAGAGGGATGGGGGTTCCACTAAGTgcttcttcacacacacacacacacacactccacatccCAGGAGCAAAGGGGAgtcctctcaccctctcccttctcttggGACTAGAGGCATTCTTGTACCCCACCTCCCATTGCCTGCCGCAGCCTAAGCCATATAAGAGAGAAATCCTGGGCAGCACGAAATAGGGAAGTGGGGGTTCAGTGTGGAGATCCACTGGGGGAAATGGGGTACACATGGGCTCTAGAACGAGGGGTGGGGCTGGTTTGACAGCAGGATTGGGCAGCAGGGCTGCAGGGagtgggagggcagggcaggatgTGGGGTGCAGCCCAACAGGGACAGAACGAGGGGTGCAGCAGAGCCAAGATACTGCCCTGGAACCCATGCATACCTGGAATTCACCCACTGACACACcctaaatttggggggaaaacctAATGAGTAGAAACTGGGGGAAAACActctttttgtcatttaaaatttctaagcGCTTGCCAAAGGTAGACATTTTAACACTCCTTTGGTAACATTTTAATAGCTTGTACCTTTATTCTGGGAATGTTATCCAAATAGGTCTGTGGATTACacaaatacaaagtaaaaacCCTCTTCTAAGGGTCCAAGATGACTTTGGGGTGAGAGGGTCCACAATTTTTGCATGAAAGCCAGGATACTTCTCTGCAAACCAGACTGCTTTTGGAAAATCGGTCCCCAccaaggagggaggagggaagaggggatgACTCAGTGTCTGTTCCCCAGCTGGTTCCTCAGACTGGCTGGAACATCCTCACCAACGCGCAAGAGCCCGAGCCTGAGGACCAGAGCCTGGGGGCGCTGATTTTGAGGAGAACTGGTGAGGGTTGAGCCTGAGCAGGACTGCCATGCAGTGGAACCCCAGGGTCAGAGCTGGAAAGAAGACAATTCTCCCCATGGCTGCTATAGTTCAAAGTTCATTGGAATGAAGAAAAGAGCATTGAGTTTTTGCATCACTGATGTGAGGATGCCTTGgagtggagagaaagagtgaagagCTAGGAAGACATTGCTAAAGATGTGGAGAGAtgcagggaggctgggagaggatgGTGGCCAAGAACATGGTGGGGGGCTGGCTTTGAGAAGCATTTGGTTATGTATTATGTATGAATTAATAGATgcagtcaattaaaaaaattaatccttggggcacctgggtggttcagtcaattgagcatctgactcttgacttcagctcaggtcatgatcccaggggcatgggatggagccccatgtcaggctcctcactgagcatagaacctgcttagaattctctctctctctctctctctctctctctctccctctgcccctctcccatgctcacacgttctctctcaaatataaaaataaataataataataacaacaataataataaaagtaatccTTGCTTCAAGACTGAATCATGACACCTTAATGACAATGATCAGAAAATTAACTATGTTCAatctattcaaaaataaaataaaaaggaaacctaatttaaaatctcatttggccccaatgtttatagcagcactttcaacaatagccaaatcattgaaagagcccaaatgtccatcaactgatgaatgaataaagaagatgtggtttatatacacaatggaatactatttggcaataagaaagaataaaatcctgccatttgcagcaacatggatggaactggagagtattatgctaagtgaaataagtcagtcagagaaagacagatatcatgttttcactcatatgtagaacttgagaaacttaacagaagacattgggggaaagagaggggaaaaagtttcaaacagagagggaggcaagccctCTTGGCAagcccataagagactcttaaatgcagacaacaaattgagggttgatggggtgggcggtgaggggagggaaaaatgagtgatgggcattgaggagggcacttgttgggatgagcaccaggtgttgtatgtaagcgatgaatcatgggaatctactcccaaaaccaagagcacaccgtatacactgtatgttagctaacttgatgataaattatattttttaaaaaagaaaagaaaatctcatttgGCAAATAGAACTATGCACACAGATTCATAGAAAAAGTCTACTCTTCTTCATAGTGATACTTGATGTAGCTATACCTAAAATAGCTTACAAGAGTtagattttaaatgtacatatatatgcttacatatatatgcatattttgcATGTGATAGGAATGTAAACAATTTGTACTCAGAAGGTCAACGgtgatgttttcaaaatatatccacaaaTTCTTTGAACCCTTCAAGGCTGAAGCCTAATGCCCCTCTCTTTGAATGTGGGCTGAACCTAGTCACTTGCTTCTCATGAATATTTATATCCATAATGTTTGCAACATATgatcctggattttcttttgctgCAATGTATATTATTGGGACAATTGGCAAAATCCAAATAAGGTCTGTAGATTTCAGAAATGTACCCatgttgaaggaaaaataaaataagataaaaacagagagggaggcaaaccataagagactcttaactatagagaacaaactgagagttgctcagtagggggatgggctaaatgggtaatgggtattaagaagtgtacttgtgatgagtgataggtgttatatataagtgatgaatcactaaattctattcctgaaacaaataaagagaaaagaaaagagaagaaatgagaagaaaagagaagagaagaaagaaaagaaaagaaaagaaaagaaaagaaaagaaatatacctGTGTTAAGATAATGCCCTCATTCTGATGAGTTGACTTTAGTGATATAAGAGACTGACCAAGagtttaagaaatacatattcagTATTTGGGATAAAGGGGCATCACATCTGCAgcttactctcaaatggttcagggaaaaagtatatatttagagGAAAAAGGATAAAGCAAATATGTTAAGTATAAGATTTGGGGAATCTGAGTGAAGAATACATggcatttcttgtatttttatatatagtctgATTTTGACCTAACAACATGATCTCCCCTGATGACCACATTCCTCACTCATTTCCTTGCAATGCCTATTCCAATAAAACCAAGTGCATTCTATTCCCCACTTCTCGGAATAGCTATCCTCACTTTGACCACTCCACAAACTTGTATTAATGGCTCCAAGTTCCGTTCAGGGGTAGAGCAGCCTCTGGTCCCtttggggaagggggtgtggaTGAGGCTCAGTGTTTCTGTGGGCAGGGTGGTCCTGGAGGGGAGCAGCTGTGTACCCTCAGTCAGACCAGCAGGTGAGGTTTTGGGGAACAAGTTCACCTATGTAGCCACCTTGGGGCAGGTACTGAAGGCCCAGTGGAGGCTCCTAAGGCTAGCGCACAGCCTCCATCTATTTCTGGCTAACCTTATTGCCATCATCggaaaaaataaataccagcATTTTGCACCTTCCTGACTGGTACCCTCCCACTTTATCCTTGCATACCTGGGCAGAAAATGGGGTGCTCACATTCGACCTGTGTCCAGGACCATCATTTGCCCCCGGCTCCTCTGGTTAGAGCTGGCAGATgccaggagggggggggggcagaaacaACTAGAGGCCTGGCGAAGGATGGCCATGCTCCAGCAGCAAGGTGTGTGTTAGTCCTGGGGACGAGGGGGCTGCTGTGCACAGCAAGGCACCTTTGAAAGTTGGGCATTTATAAGACAGGGTtatctgtcatgttcctgatgtACAATCCATATTTCTGTCCAACTGCAGGGAGAGCCACATGAGTTTCTTTCAGAGGCACTGCTGTGAATCAGGCCAAGTGGGAGAACGAAGCTAGGGAGATGGGAGACAAGGAAAGTAACAGCGAGGCCTTATTAGACCAGTGGGaaggaagtacagagagagaaGCTCAGTGTGATGAGTACTGTGGTCAGTGTGGGCCTTATCAAGACCAAAGGATAAAGCGTGGCCTCCTGAGAAAGAAATGCACCCGAGTTACAGGGCCCCTGGCACTGAAATGAGGCACCCAGCTCTCTGGATGTTGTCAAAGACAGGATGAGCCTGGTCTTTCTGGAATGATTTATTTAGGTAGAATGTCTGGCAAAGAGCAGTCTCAGTTGAATTATTGCCTCTATGATTCATTTCCTGGAAGGGGCAAgtaaaaagcagcagaatatgaCTCCACTGGCTGAGGATATAAAACATGATCTGCATGGCTGATTAAACCTCTGAggggtttttattcttttgtttgttctggATATTATTgggcattgtttctttttttgagagtgagatgctcccttctgttctttgaaaaaaagctgaagatttgatttgtggttaaaaacatttttttccctttcctggaAATTTATGATTTCAGAAGGATAGAGCTTAGGTTGGAAACATTTTTGTGTGGCTTACTGAGTGAAATGCCTGTTTTTGAGTCAGAACACTGTAGGCTGAACACTCACATTGTGTAGAAGGGGCGTAGGAGGCAATACAACAGACCCCGGGGGTGAGGAACAAGCAGGGATTGTGTGGCTCCCCAGCTGGCTTCACCCTGATGGAGAAGAGCAGGTGACAGCCCACAGAATGAACCCTGGGGGTCCCACCCCCTCACCACAATGccaccctgcctcccacctgGCTTGAAATCCTTGCCTGAAAGCCTTGCTTTAGGCATAGAGGAGTCCCTGCCCCACAAAGCCTCACTCAGGACAACAAGGGACATGTGGCTCTCTTCTTCCCCCATGTTGGCCCTCTGGCCAGATGCCAGGCCCtgagagaagagaagacaagaCAGCTAATTTCCACAGAGAGGAGACCCTGTGTGCTATCTGCGCAGGCCCTGCTTTGGGggccaggaggaagaggaaggttcAGGGGCACAGAAGCTGGGACGGGAGGGTTGGTGGGACAAAGGCGTGTATACAGTCTGTCTGAGGCACTCACGTCCCAGCCCACTGTGATGGTGGATGTGTATATCCAAGAAATGGACTGAAATAGACCTCCCCAGGACAAGAGCAGCCCCTCGGGCCTCTTCTCCCTGACTGTCACCTAAAAACAGACAGGAAGCAACGTGCTCCAAGACACGAACCCCAGCTGACTGGTCATCAGGCCAATGGCATTGCTGTCAGGAGGTGGCTCCCACTGGCACAAAGTACCACTGACTCGGGGTTATTTTAAGTAGAGTAAAATGCTGACACCAGGCTTCCGACTAACGAGAAGGTAGCAGGATTTTTCCCAGGTCTTCATCCCACAGTTAGAGATTAGGCCTGAAAATAATGTTATTATGGAAACAGGGGCCTGTTTTCCAGGTGATAACTTTAGAAGCAGGCAGAACAAATCGTTCAGATAATATTTGTTTTCCTGTGAAAGTGGTTGAGGGTGGCCTGCAGAGCTAACACATTTATTCTCAGCCAGAGTGGGAGGGCGGCTGGGATGGTGGCCATGCTGGGGATTGGCCCTCACAGTCTTCCTGGGgatgcccctctccccgccccaggGGGAAGCTTCCCACTGCTCAGGGCAGCCCTAGGCAAATTGCAAGACTTACGAAGACCCCTCAGAGAAGGAACACGTACACTGGGGATGATGCTGGCTTCCCTGCGTCTGCCCCCTCCCACAGCAATACCACCTACTCAGGTGCCCTGGGCCCTcaggctccctctctgccccatcatAACTCCCCATCTTCCAAGAACCTTATCTACTACTCATGAAAGCAATGTATGCTCTCTTCCAGGAAgaatttctgtttcagttttctgTCTAGACTTTCTGTCTAGCCAatgcttctttgaaaaaacaggagaaactacatgcacacacacacatacatgcaaacaTATGCATATGATTACTGTAAGCTCAAGACTATTTCTAGGACTTAAAAATGATCCTGGCTAACCTGAGCTGTACATTCCTTCCACTGGGCCACTTAGAGGACCCCACTCTGGCCCTTCTCCGGCTGTGCATGAGAAATGAGTATGTGGGGCCATGGGGAGCACCCGGCCAGAGTCCTCCTCCTTCACTTCCAGCCCATGAGCTGCGAACCcatccctctgctcctcccctgcttctctctctctctcaaaaaaaaaattatgttaagaaaaatttttaaagaaattatcacTTGGCAAACATTATAGTAATGATTGAGGCAAGAATCATGAATGTATGCTAAAACTAGTAGGAGCAGAATATTTACACAGCCTCAAGGTGTATCTTGACAAAGCATTTagtaattacaaaggaaaaaagttgTAACTTCACATTGGAGATAACTGGCAGGCTGGGTGATCAAAGTGAACATCACTGGAAGGGGACAAACCAACACCACGTGTCTCCTACTACGATGCACTAAGGATTCAACGTTCCTTCTACGGGGTTCCACCGAAATGTGTAACCTCAATTTGATCATGAGGAAACGTCAGACAAACCCCAACTGAGAGACATTCTCCAGAGCAATTGGTCTGTGCTCTTCAAAGCTGTAAAGGTCGtaagagacaaagacagactaCAGACTGGAGACATGACAACCAATGTAATGTGTGACTACGAATTGGATCATGGACcagatatatctatataaagGACCTAATTGGGTCCTTTTTGGGCAACATATGAATAAGATCCATAGACTACAGTATCAGTATAAATATCTAGATTTTTATCATACCTATTTATATAAAAGAGCATCCTTGTTCCTAGAAAATACACATGGTAGTATTTAGAAATCATGGGGCATCATGTCTGCAATTTACTCTTAAATCGTTCgggtggggggggagaaaaaaatacacacacacacacacatatatgtatatacatatatatgagacagagagagagaaaatgataaagaaaatgttaggcATCTGCATAAAGCATTATAAGAGCTCATTCATCCACTTTCCTTGTCTCTATGTCCATCATCATGCCTGATCCCCAGCCATTTCCACACAGGG
Protein-coding sequences here:
- the DDO gene encoding D-aspartate oxidase isoform X2, which encodes MTKAELKKFPQHVFGHAFTTLKCESPAYLPWLEKRLKGSGVLILTRRIGDLWELHPSFDVVVNCSGLGSRQLAQDSEMFPVRGQVLNVRAPWVKHFIRDGSGLTYIYPGTSNVILGGTRQQGDWNLSPDAEISRGIFSRCCALEPSLQGACDIREKVGLRPFRRAGVRLQIEFLAQDGRRLPVVHHYGHGSGGISVHWGTALEAARLVSECVQAPRTPTPKSNL
- the DDO gene encoding D-aspartate oxidase isoform X1 is translated as MDPVRIAVVGAGVVGLSTAMCVSKLVPRCSITVISDKFSPDTTSDVAAGMLIPHVYPNTPIPTLKQWFQETFDHLFAIANSAEAGDAGVHLVSGWQIFQSIPAEEVPFWADVVLGFRKMTKAELKKFPQHVFGHAFTTLKCESPAYLPWLEKRLKGSGVLILTRRIGDLWELHPSFDVVVNCSGLGSRQLAQDSEMFPVRGQVLNVRAPWVKHFIRDGSGLTYIYPGTSNVILGGTRQQGDWNLSPDAEISRGIFSRCCALEPSLQGACDIREKVGLRPFRRAGVRLQIEFLAQDGRRLPVVHHYGHGSGGISVHWGTALEAARLVSECVQAPRTPTPKSNL